The Henckelia pumila isolate YLH828 chromosome 2, ASM3356847v2, whole genome shotgun sequence genome includes a window with the following:
- the LOC140882776 gene encoding pentatricopeptide repeat-containing protein At3g26782, mitochondrial — protein sequence MIKAEYWRWNSRVLSCNCKRRLCLYSTTNANIANLFNKYVDKSSIFSWNSVIGELARSGNPVEALKAFSFIRNSLLIRPNRSTFPCAIKSCSALCDLNSGKQAHQQAFIFGYASDVFVTSALVDMYAKCRQLEDARKVFDEIPRRNVVSWTSMINGYVQNDYPREALLLFKDQLAEDCGSSYDEEEEECIDGVAMASILSACSRVCEKYVTQVVYGFVTKSGLDSVLVVGNTLIEAFAKCGSVEFSRKVFDDMEERDLISWNSMIAVCVQNGLAAEAIEVFRLMVTSADLEYNAVTLSTVLFSCANSGALQIGKCVHDQVIKRNLENDVYVGTSIIDMYSKCGRVNMARRAFDRMNEKNVKSWSAMVAGYGMHGQAKEALEVFSGMIRAGVKPNSISFVSVLSACCHGGLVDEGWHWFCAMQHSFNIEPSIEHYGCMVDLLGRVGYVTKAYKLIMEMRVRPDFVIWCSLLAACRIHKNVDLGEISANKLFELDPNNSVYYTLLSNIYADAGRWQDVERMRVFMKNRGFVKSPGFSLIELKGRVHTFLAGDRKHPQHEKIYDYLEELSVKLLEVGYVPSVASVLHDVDEEEKEIVLRIHSEKLAVAFGILNTVAGSTIQVIKNLRTCGDCHTVVKLISKITGREIIIRDPKRFHHFRYGACSCGDYW from the exons ATGATCAAAGCTGAGTACTGGAGATGGAATTCACGTGTATTGTCATGCAATTGCAAACGCCGCCTTTGTCTTTATTCTACTACTAATGCAAATATCGCAAATCTGTTCAACAAGTATGTGGACAAGAGTAGCATCTTTTCTTGGAACTCCGTCATCGGAGAATTGGCTCGAAGTGGCAACCCAGTGGAAGCTCTCAAAGCTTTTTCTTTCATCCGCAACTCATTACTCATCAGACCCAACCGTTCAACTTTTCCTTGTGCTATTAAATCCTGCTCTGCGCTCTGTGATCTCAACTCGGGTAAGCAAGCCCACCAACAAGCTTTCATCTTCGGTTACGCTTCTGATGTTTTTGTAACGTCCGCACTTGTTGATATGTATGCGAAATGTAGACAGTTGGAGGATGCGAGAAAAGTGTTTGACGAAATTCCGCGCAGAAATGTGGTTTCTTGGACGTCTATGATTAATGGATATGTTCAAAATGATTATCCCCGTGAAGCATTGTTGCTTTTTAAAGACCAGTTGGCTGAAGATTGCGGAAGCAGCTATGacgaggaagaagaagagtgcATTGATGGGGTTGCCATGGCTTCCATTTTATCGGCATGTTCTCGAGTTTGTGAGAAGTATGTCACGCAAGTGGTGTATGGCTTTGTGACCAAAAGTGGATTGGATTCAGTTTTGGTCGTCGGAAATACTTTGATAGAGGCTTTTGCCAAGTGTGGCTCTGTAGAGTTTTCTAGGAAGGTGTTTGATGATATGGAAGaaagagatttaatttcttGGAATTCTATGATCGCCGTTTGTGTGCAAAATGGGTTAGCTGCAGAGGCCATTGAAGTTTTCCGTTTAATGGTAACAAGTGCAGACCTCGAGTATAATGCAGTGACGTTGTCTACTGTTTTGTTTTCTTGTGCGAATAGTGGAGCGTTGCAGATAGGCAAGTGTGTGCACGATCAG GTTATAAAGAGGAATCTTGAGAACGATGTTTACGTGGGCACTTCAATTATTGACATGTATAGCAAATGTGGGAGAGTAAATATGGCGAGGAGAGCGTTCGATAGGATGAACGAAAAGAATGTAAAGTCCTGGTCTGCCATGGTTGCTGGTTACGGGATGCATGGTCAAGCAAAGGAAGCGCTTGAAGTATTCTCTGGTATGATTCGGGCAGGTGTAAAACCAAACAGCATCAGTTTTGTATCAGTCCTGTCAGCTTGTTGCCATGGTGGCCTGGTAGATGAAGGGTGGCACTGGTTTTGCGCGATGCAACATAGCTTTAATATAGAACCAAGTATAGAACATTACGGTTGCATGGTTGATCTTCTTGGTCGTGTAGGTTATGTAACAAAGGCGTATAAGTTGATCATGGAGATGAGGGTGAGACCCGATTTTGTTATTTGGTGTTCCCTTTTGGCTGCCTGCAGAATACATAAAAATGTGGATCTTGGGGAGATATCTGCAAATAAATTGTTCGAGTTGGATCCAAACAACTCGGTTTATTACACGCTACTCTCGAATATCTATGCTGATGCCGGTAGGTGGCAAGATGTAGAAAGAATGAGGGTGTTTATGAAAAACCGAGGATTTGTTAAATCACCAGGATTTAGTCTCATTGAACTAAAGGGTCGTGTTCATACATTTCTTGCTGGGGACAGGAAACATCCTCAGCATGAGAAAATTTACGATTATCTGGAAGAATTATCTGTGAAGCTGTTAGAAGTTGGATATGTACCCTCTGTAGCATCAGTGCTCCATGATGTTGACGAGGAAGAAAAGGAAATCGTTTTACGAATTCACAGTGAGAAGCTTGCTGTGGCTTTTGGGATTCTGAACACAGTGGCAGGGAGTACCATCCAGGTGATAAAAAATCTTAGAACTTGTGGAGACTGTCATACTGTGGTTAAGCTGATATCCAAGATCACGGGTCGCGAAATCATTATAAGAGATCCAAAAAGGTTT
- the LOC140878721 gene encoding uncharacterized protein: MSMYIQSIESRAWQRVLDGWTPPMRDDDAPGPKPRSQWTADENTASIYNAKALNAMFTSVDMNMFNLIGTCTCTRNAWEKLKIHSEGSASVKKTRMRLITSKFEKMRMEESETIMEYNGRLKSLANEASVLGDPISNEKLVSKVLRSVPKRFHTKEVKESDLEENSIALISKKFTDYLKRSLKNLLLLGDLDKGMKVRECKGYGHYAYECANRLRKGMNVSLSDDDSEEEQEKVEQADLISFTALLNHEEQVADPYTLEGIQKLYEELLEILMSKKYLELGLLNSELEREKTTLDKFNSSSSKLDSILTMVFVKEGNDSLNHPSTASKGTRSIDNCYQVGEELACRHSKVYEFSLWHQKLGHVNFKTLKNLSKFEAVRGLPNLKSGVPYVCGACQKGFDPQDIRSEMGNKEPNVAAGVTTPEIPSTASSLSIIPVPMEPVPLAVLMPSEPGTPFISRIHRIFLS, translated from the exons ATGAGCATGTACATTCAATCCATTGAGTCCAGGGCTTGGCAACGTGTTCTTGACGGTTGGACACCACCAATGAGAGATGATGATGCACCAGGAccaaagccaagatcacaatggACAGCCGATGAGAATACTGCGTCTATTTATAATGCTAAAGCTCTTAATGCTATGTTCACTTCAGTTGATATGAAcatgtttaatctaattggtactTGTACTTGTACTAGGAATGCTTGGGAGAAACTGAAAATCCACTCTGAAGGCTCGGCAAGTGTTAAGAAAACAAGGATGCGTctcataacttcaaaatttgagaaaatgagAATGGAGGAATCTGAGACCATCATGGAATATAATGGAAGATTGAAGAGCCTTGCAAATGAAGCATCTGTTCTTGGTGATCCTATTTCGAATGAGAAACTTGTATCCAAAGTGCTTCGTTCTGTCCCCAAAAGATTTCACACCAAG gaagtaaaggaatctgatcTTGAAGAGAATTCGATTGCCCTGATCTCAAAGAagttcactgattatctcaag AGAAGCCTCAAAAACCTGCTGCTACTAGGGGATCTcgacaaaggtatgaaggtaag GGAATGTAAGGGATATGGCCACTATGCTTATGAATGCGCAAATCGTCTTCGGAAAGGTATGAATGTTTCTCTGAGTGATGATGAttctgaagaagaacaagaaaaggttGAACAGGCAGATCTCATATCTTTTACTGCCTTGCT TAATCATGAAGAACAGGTAGCTGATCCTTATACTTTGGAAGGCATTCAAAAACTCTATGAAGAGTT ATTGGAAATTCTCATGAGTAAGAAATATCTGGAATTAGGGTTGCTGAATTCTGAACTTGAAAGAGAAAAAACAacacttgataaatttaattccagTTCAAGCAAACTTGATTCCATTTTGACTATGG tgtttgtgaaggaaggtaatgaTTCCTTGAACCATCCTTCAACTGCTTCAAAAG GTACAAGATCAATTGATAATTGCTACCAAGTCGGTGAAGAATTGGCATGTAGACACTCAAAGGTTTATGAGTTCAGTCTATGGCATCAAAAACTtggacatgtgaatttcaagacctTAAAAAATCTGAGTAAGTTTGAAGCTGTCAGAGGTCTTCCCAATCTAAAGTCTGgtgttccatatgtttgtggtgcatgccaaaaag GCTTTGATCCTCAAGACATTCGAAGCGAGATGGGTAATAAAGAACCCAATGTTGCtgccggtgttacaacaccagaAATCCCATCCACGGCGTCTTCTCTGTCGATTATTCCAGTTCCCATGGAACCCGTTCCACTTGCTGTTCTCATGCCAAGCGAACCTGGAACTCCATTTATCTCGAGAATCCACCGGATTTTTCTGTCCTGA